The Deinococcus sonorensis KR-87 genome includes a window with the following:
- a CDS encoding metallophosphoesterase family protein codes for MRLAVIADIHGNQDALDAVLADVRAQGADRLYVNGDVVNRGPDSVSCLNTVLALPQDELAGLTLGNHDDLMLLWHDRSHALPGEWFDDPFWGATDWSARQLNAAGLLNPLRRWPLTVHIEDVGPPVLLAHGSPTHYREALGQFTTDERAAALLDEAGVNVLVASHIHRSMVRLLGQRWFINTGAVGAPFDGDPAARYLQLDLHGGAWVPTIRHVPYDRRGVLERFISSGLLEAGGVSAEIFRLELQTARSLYTPFWDWTEQGGGRRDWDGWRHFLSLHQELLQPQS; via the coding sequence ATGCGTCTCGCCGTCATCGCCGACATTCACGGCAATCAGGATGCGCTGGACGCGGTGCTGGCCGATGTGCGGGCCCAGGGGGCCGACCGGCTGTACGTGAACGGCGACGTGGTCAACCGCGGCCCCGACAGCGTGTCCTGCCTGAACACGGTGCTGGCGCTGCCGCAGGACGAGCTGGCCGGGCTGACGCTCGGCAACCACGACGACCTGATGCTGCTGTGGCACGACCGCAGCCACGCGCTCCCGGGCGAGTGGTTCGATGATCCGTTCTGGGGCGCCACCGACTGGAGCGCCCGGCAGCTCAATGCGGCCGGCCTGCTCAACCCGCTGCGCCGCTGGCCGCTGACGGTCCACATCGAGGACGTGGGACCGCCGGTGCTGCTGGCGCACGGCTCGCCCACTCACTACCGCGAGGCACTGGGCCAGTTCACCACCGACGAGCGGGCCGCCGCGCTGCTGGACGAGGCCGGCGTGAACGTGCTGGTCGCCTCGCACATTCACCGCAGCATGGTGCGTCTGTTGGGCCAGCGCTGGTTCATCAACACCGGAGCGGTCGGCGCCCCCTTCGACGGCGACCCGGCGGCGCGTTACCTGCAACTGGACCTGCACGGCGGCGCCTGGGTGCCGACCATCCGGCATGTCCCCTACGACCGCCGGGGGGTGCTGGAACGCTTCATCAGCAGCGGCCTGCTGGAGGCGGGCGGCGTCAGCGCTGAGATCTTCCGGCTGGAGCTGCAGACGGCCCGCAGTCTGTACACGCCCTTCTGGGACTGGACCGAGCAGGGGGGCGGGCGACGCGACTGGGACGGGTGGCGGCACTTCCTGAGTCTGCACCAGGAGCTCCTGCAGCCGCAGTCCTGA
- the cysK gene encoding cysteine synthase A: MIDALIGHTPTVQLTQVVPPDSAEVWVKLEGQNPGGSIKDRTALGMVEDAEQRGLLKPGGLIVEPTSGNTGIGLAQVAAARGYRLILTMPAQMSEERKRTLAAYGAELVLTDPERRMLAAIEEAERIAAEQGGWMPNQFANPANPAAHERTTGPELWAQMQGRIDAFVYGSGTGGTITGVGRYLKRQNPDVRVVAVEPARSNVLSGGERGEHAFQGMGPGFIPDNLDRSLLDEVVQVWEEDAFPLARQLAQQEGIFVGMSSGGILWAALQVARRLGPGKRVATIACDSGARYLTTSLYSGAGDTPRGYQPYSRERVLPQP, from the coding sequence ATGATCGACGCCCTGATTGGCCACACCCCCACCGTGCAACTCACTCAGGTGGTGCCCCCGGACTCGGCCGAGGTCTGGGTCAAGCTGGAGGGCCAGAACCCGGGCGGCAGCATCAAGGACCGCACGGCGCTCGGCATGGTGGAAGACGCCGAGCAGCGTGGCCTGCTGAAGCCGGGCGGCCTGATCGTGGAACCCACCAGCGGCAACACCGGCATCGGGCTGGCCCAGGTGGCCGCCGCGCGGGGCTACCGGCTGATCCTGACCATGCCGGCCCAGATGAGTGAGGAGCGCAAGCGTACCCTGGCTGCCTACGGGGCCGAACTGGTGCTGACCGACCCGGAGCGCCGGATGCTGGCGGCCATCGAGGAGGCCGAGCGCATCGCGGCGGAGCAGGGCGGCTGGATGCCCAACCAGTTCGCCAACCCCGCCAATCCGGCCGCCCATGAGCGCACCACCGGCCCGGAGCTGTGGGCGCAGATGCAGGGCCGCATCGACGCCTTCGTGTACGGCAGCGGCACCGGCGGCACCATCACCGGGGTAGGCCGCTACCTCAAGCGGCAGAACCCGGACGTGCGGGTGGTGGCGGTGGAGCCGGCCCGCAGCAACGTGCTGTCGGGCGGGGAGCGCGGCGAACACGCCTTCCAGGGCATGGGACCCGGCTTCATCCCCGACAACCTGGACCGCTCGCTGCTCGACGAGGTGGTGCAGGTCTGGGAGGAGGACGCCTTCCCGCTGGCCCGCCAGCTGGCGCAGCAGGAGGGCATTTTTGTGGGCATGTCGTCCGGCGGCATCCTGTGGGCGGCGCTGCAGGTGGCCCGCCGTCTGGGCCCCGGCAAACGGGTGGCCACCATCGCCTGCGACAGCGGCGCCCGCTACCTGACCACCAGCCTCTACAGCGGGGCCGGCGACACGCCCAGGGGCTACCAGCCCTACTCGCGCGAACGGGTTCTGCCGCAGCCCTGA